One Nesterenkonia populi DNA window includes the following coding sequences:
- a CDS encoding inorganic phosphate transporter, with product MELLLLALVVVVLVPTLYLSGLHDVPNAIAIPVRTRALTARAATRLAAACTAAGVLSALPVGLYLYTWFDFPSMSSELTLLVVLVSLLTVLGWSLHTYFQGMPTSITHILLSALLGATLAAAVVSGAEGQDILGMPWMTPILPLLVSPVAAFLVAYLLVFLAARLVRGEEAEEINRTSRMAQCVSVGLTSFGTGIQQGQRFLMVALIALTAAGVPDGDLWLGLGAVLCAGVIALGCLNGGWRIGHVLGHRLVAMDPLRGMVSTTTTAGLLVLGSLVAALPLSTSFTAASAIMGAGSNQRFATVNWRQFRRIALYWAATPVVGVVAAAALTFGLSHLL from the coding sequence GTGGAGCTGCTTCTGCTGGCCCTGGTCGTCGTGGTCCTGGTGCCGACCCTGTATCTGTCGGGCCTTCATGATGTGCCGAACGCCATTGCCATTCCGGTCCGCACCCGCGCCCTGACCGCCCGGGCCGCGACCCGCCTGGCCGCCGCCTGCACCGCGGCGGGGGTGCTCTCCGCACTGCCCGTGGGCCTGTATCTCTACACCTGGTTCGACTTCCCCTCAATGAGCTCGGAGCTGACCCTGCTGGTCGTGCTGGTGTCGCTGCTGACGGTCCTGGGCTGGAGCCTGCACACCTACTTCCAGGGGATGCCGACCTCCATCACCCACATCCTGCTCTCGGCGCTGCTGGGCGCGACCCTGGCGGCCGCGGTCGTCTCGGGGGCCGAGGGGCAGGACATTCTGGGGATGCCGTGGATGACTCCGATCCTGCCGCTGCTCGTCTCCCCGGTGGCGGCTTTCCTGGTCGCCTACCTGCTGGTGTTCCTGGCGGCCCGGCTGGTGCGCGGCGAGGAGGCCGAGGAGATCAACCGGACCTCCCGGATGGCGCAGTGCGTGAGCGTGGGGCTGACGAGCTTCGGCACCGGCATCCAGCAGGGGCAACGGTTCCTGATGGTCGCGCTGATCGCGCTGACCGCCGCCGGCGTGCCCGACGGCGACCTGTGGTTGGGGCTGGGGGCGGTGCTCTGCGCAGGAGTCATCGCCCTGGGGTGCCTGAACGGCGGGTGGCGGATCGGGCACGTGCTGGGGCACCGGCTCGTGGCGATGGACCCGCTGCGCGGCATGGTCAGCACCACGACGACAGCAGGCCTGCTCGTGCTCGGCTCCCTGGTGGCGGCTCTGCCGCTGTCCACCTCATTCACCGCGGCCTCAGCGATCATGGGCGCCGGCTCCAACCAGCGGTTCGCCACGGTGAACTGGCGCCAGTTCCGCCGCATCGCGCTCTACTGGGCGGCCACCCCGGTGGTCGGAGTCGTGGCTGCCGCCGCCCTCACGTTCGGCCTCAGCCACCTGCTGTGA
- a CDS encoding DUF47 domain-containing protein, which translates to MIALNRARHDGPANLLAEIADELRSGTSLLAELLGTASSERPSHREDLLSLEGRAMDKHLALMTQIRSVFLTPIPREDIYAISSGLNRAMEHLVAVGDLLISRSGLALPEQAHQQLEIADRQVELTASALRRLDDLDHLEEYWSQTQRLTKQANRGHREWFTSTDGTLQPGVALQHAELSSEILAAVHALRDDVATVCGSIVVRES; encoded by the coding sequence ATGATTGCTCTGAACCGGGCGCGCCATGACGGGCCGGCCAACCTGCTCGCTGAGATCGCCGACGAGCTCCGCTCAGGCACCAGCCTGCTGGCTGAGCTGCTGGGCACCGCCTCCTCCGAGCGGCCGTCGCACCGCGAGGACCTCCTCTCCCTGGAAGGCAGGGCGATGGATAAGCACCTGGCGCTGATGACACAGATCCGCAGCGTCTTCCTGACCCCCATCCCGCGTGAGGATATCTACGCGATCTCCTCCGGGCTCAACCGTGCGATGGAGCACCTCGTGGCGGTGGGCGACCTGCTGATCTCCCGGTCCGGGCTGGCCCTGCCGGAGCAGGCGCACCAGCAGCTGGAGATCGCGGACCGCCAGGTGGAGCTGACCGCCTCAGCCCTGCGGCGCCTGGACGATTTGGACCACCTGGAGGAGTACTGGTCCCAGACGCAGCGGCTCACCAAGCAGGCCAACCGGGGGCACCGGGAATGGTTCACCTCCACAGACGGGACCCTGCAGCCGGGGGTCGCCCTGCAGCACGCGGAACTGTCCTCGGAGATCCTCGCGGCGGTGCACGCGCTGCGTGACGACGTCGCCACAGTATGCGGGTCCATCGTGGTGCGGGAGTCCTGA
- a CDS encoding ABC transporter permease, producing the protein MSVVAQEHKTGEAPLQPISWKYPITYLILFLLSALFPLTVSSGSTTIFRVASARDFVEIPPLTIPSLAGGLVCAVLLAGLTGYAFWRAAQRRRPQLFVPILFGTLFVLAFLIWAGSGRGAVIPLTTMLTGALALSVPLIFGALCGLVGERSGVINIAIEAQLLAGAFLAAVAASLLTNAYFGLIAAPFAGAAVGALLVFFSVKYQVNQIIVGVVLNVLVLGLTSFFYSTLLTENAGVWNARQQLDRLPIPFLSEIPILGPVLFNQTILVYLMYVVVIILHIMLFRSRWGLRIRAVGEHPKAADTVGISVNRTRVRNVILGGAIAGLGGASFTVGQGLAFGPEISAGQGFIALAAMILGRWRPISALLAALLFGFSTSLGNTLSAIGTPVASEMLLMLPYIITIFAVAGFVGRVRPPAANGTHYVK; encoded by the coding sequence ATGAGTGTGGTCGCCCAAGAGCACAAGACCGGTGAAGCACCCCTCCAGCCGATCAGCTGGAAGTACCCGATCACCTACCTGATCCTCTTCCTGCTCAGCGCCCTGTTCCCGCTGACGGTTTCCAGCGGCAGCACCACCATCTTCCGGGTCGCCAGCGCCCGGGACTTCGTGGAGATCCCGCCGCTCACCATCCCCTCCCTCGCCGGGGGGCTGGTCTGTGCCGTGCTGCTGGCCGGCCTGACGGGCTACGCGTTCTGGCGGGCAGCCCAGCGCAGGAGACCCCAGCTGTTCGTGCCGATCCTCTTCGGCACCCTCTTCGTGCTCGCATTCCTGATCTGGGCAGGCTCCGGCCGCGGCGCGGTCATCCCGCTGACCACGATGCTCACCGGCGCTCTGGCGCTCTCCGTCCCCCTGATCTTCGGCGCGCTCTGCGGACTCGTCGGCGAACGGTCGGGCGTCATCAACATCGCCATCGAGGCGCAGCTGCTCGCCGGGGCCTTCCTGGCAGCCGTCGCGGCGTCGCTCCTCACCAACGCCTACTTCGGGCTGATCGCCGCACCGTTCGCCGGGGCAGCGGTCGGTGCGCTGCTGGTGTTCTTCTCCGTGAAGTACCAGGTCAACCAAATCATCGTAGGTGTGGTGCTCAACGTCCTCGTCCTCGGGCTGACCAGCTTCTTCTACTCCACCCTGCTCACTGAGAACGCAGGAGTGTGGAACGCCCGGCAGCAGCTGGACCGCCTGCCTATCCCCTTCCTCTCCGAGATCCCGATCCTCGGGCCGGTGCTGTTCAACCAGACCATCCTGGTCTACCTGATGTACGTCGTCGTCATCATCCTGCACATCATGCTGTTCCGCTCCCGATGGGGGCTGCGGATCCGTGCCGTGGGCGAGCACCCCAAAGCAGCAGACACAGTAGGCATCAGCGTCAACCGCACACGAGTGCGCAACGTGATCCTCGGCGGCGCGATCGCCGGTCTCGGCGGGGCCTCCTTCACCGTGGGGCAGGGCCTCGCATTCGGGCCCGAGATCTCCGCGGGCCAGGGTTTCATCGCCCTGGCCGCGATGATCCTGGGACGTTGGCGGCCGATCTCCGCACTGCTGGCGGCCCTGCTGTTCGGGTTCTCCACCTCACTGGGCAACACCCTCTCCGCAATCGGCACCCCCGTAGCCTCGGAGATGCTGCTGATGCTCCCCTACATCATCACGATCTTCGCGGTGGCAGGATTCGTGGGCCGGGTCCGCCCACCGGCAGCCAACGGCACCCACTACGTGAAATAA
- a CDS encoding ABC transporter permease, which translates to MSQDTDPQTKDAQKGALADAESKLARAIREMGQSSAVVSLLALVIALAVGALLILAADPNVRSTMGYFFTQPGDFFATSWATISEAYTALFRGAVFDWTAADLSRSVRPLTETMTNAVPLILCGLGIAIGFRSGMLNIGGQGQIILGATSAGFLGYAVSMPVGIHMLFALFGGLLGGAIWGGIAGVLKARTGANEVIVTIMLNHIALYLLAWLLQQQWFVQTGSNQPRSTGVDESARLFGLLGDGFRLHAGFLLAILATFFVWWLLERSTLGFEMRAIGENPEAARTAGISVPKATALVLIIGGGLGGLAGAAHVLGTQYSLTGGIAGSLGFDAITVALLGRSKPLGTFLAGLLFGGLQAGGVLMQASTGTPIDIILVVQSVIVLLIAAPPLVRAIFFLPDPENPGKKISRRRAKRAEEVPA; encoded by the coding sequence ATGAGCCAAGACACAGACCCCCAGACCAAGGACGCGCAGAAGGGTGCCCTGGCCGACGCCGAGTCCAAGCTGGCGCGGGCCATCCGCGAAATGGGCCAGTCCTCCGCAGTCGTCTCCCTGCTGGCACTGGTGATCGCTCTGGCCGTGGGCGCGCTGCTGATCCTCGCTGCGGATCCCAACGTGCGCTCCACCATGGGGTACTTCTTCACGCAGCCCGGCGACTTCTTCGCCACCAGCTGGGCCACCATCTCCGAGGCCTACACCGCCCTCTTCCGCGGCGCCGTGTTCGACTGGACGGCCGCGGACCTCTCCCGATCCGTCCGGCCGCTCACCGAGACGATGACCAACGCGGTGCCGCTGATCCTCTGCGGCCTCGGCATCGCCATCGGCTTCCGGTCCGGGATGCTGAACATCGGCGGCCAGGGCCAGATCATCCTGGGCGCGACCTCCGCGGGCTTCCTCGGCTACGCAGTGAGCATGCCGGTGGGCATCCACATGCTGTTCGCCCTGTTCGGCGGGCTGCTCGGCGGCGCAATCTGGGGCGGCATCGCCGGTGTGCTGAAAGCACGCACCGGCGCGAACGAGGTGATCGTCACGATCATGCTCAACCACATCGCGCTCTACCTGCTGGCCTGGCTGCTGCAGCAGCAGTGGTTCGTCCAGACCGGCTCCAACCAACCCCGCTCCACCGGGGTGGATGAGTCGGCCCGGCTCTTCGGCCTCCTCGGCGACGGATTCCGGCTGCACGCCGGGTTCCTGCTGGCCATCCTCGCCACGTTCTTCGTCTGGTGGCTGCTGGAGCGCTCCACCCTCGGGTTCGAGATGCGCGCCATCGGAGAGAACCCCGAAGCCGCCCGCACGGCCGGGATCTCCGTGCCCAAGGCCACCGCCCTGGTGCTGATCATCGGCGGCGGGCTCGGCGGACTCGCCGGCGCCGCGCACGTGCTCGGCACCCAGTACTCACTGACCGGCGGCATCGCCGGCTCCTTGGGCTTCGATGCGATCACCGTGGCGCTGCTGGGCCGCTCCAAGCCGCTGGGCACCTTCCTGGCCGGCCTGCTGTTCGGCGGCCTGCAGGCCGGCGGCGTGCTGATGCAGGCCTCCACCGGGACACCCATCGACATCATCCTGGTGGTCCAGTCGGTCATCGTGCTGCTGATCGCCGCACCCCCGCTGGTCCGGGCCATCTTCTTCCTGCCGGACCCGGAGAACCCCGGCAAGAAGATCTCGCGCCGCAGGGCCAAGCGCGCCGAGGAGGTCCCCGCATGA
- a CDS encoding ABC transporter ATP-binding protein, with amino-acid sequence MKLELRDITKRFGSFTANDSISLTVEPGQIHALLGENGAGKSTLMNTIYGMHAPTSGQMLLDDEPVSFSGPGDAVAAGIGMVHQHFMLIPVFSVTESVALGYEPTSGAGMIDFAAARKRVEEISARFGFDVDPDTTIEELPVGAQQRVEIIKALARDARVLILDEPTAVLTPQETDELISIMRQLKEAGTSILFITHKLREVKAVADTITVIRRGEVVGSAEPTASETELASLMVGREVSLTTQKQPAQPGEAALEIEGLTVLSGNGKVTLDSVTLDVKAGEILAVAGVDGNGQTELTQAILGVRQAASGDIRLNGESLKGKSVKERLNSGLGFVPEDRSTDGVVAGFSITENFVLDMYDQPPYASGPAMKPAVMRAAAQEQTTRFDVRMGTVDDPIRTLSGGNQQKVVLAREMSRDLKLFVASQPTRGLDVGSIEFVHRTIIEERDKGTPCLIVSTELDEALNIADRIAVMYRGRVIGIVGPHTSRDVLGLMMAGVPSEEAERIAAEHQTTLSEMDEEVDG; translated from the coding sequence GTGAAACTTGAGCTGAGAGACATCACCAAGAGGTTCGGCTCCTTCACCGCCAATGACAGCATCAGCCTGACCGTAGAGCCGGGGCAGATCCACGCTCTGCTGGGTGAGAACGGGGCCGGCAAGTCCACCCTGATGAACACCATCTATGGGATGCACGCCCCCACCTCGGGGCAGATGCTGCTGGACGATGAGCCGGTGAGCTTCAGCGGCCCGGGCGATGCCGTGGCGGCCGGGATCGGCATGGTGCACCAGCACTTCATGCTGATCCCGGTCTTCTCAGTGACCGAATCCGTCGCGCTGGGCTACGAGCCCACCTCCGGGGCCGGGATGATCGACTTCGCCGCCGCCCGGAAGCGGGTTGAGGAGATCTCGGCCCGCTTCGGGTTCGACGTCGACCCGGACACGACCATCGAGGAGCTTCCGGTCGGCGCCCAGCAGCGCGTCGAGATCATCAAAGCCTTGGCGCGGGACGCCAGAGTCCTGATCCTGGACGAGCCCACCGCGGTCCTCACACCCCAGGAGACGGACGAGCTGATCAGCATCATGCGTCAGCTCAAGGAGGCAGGCACCTCCATCCTCTTCATCACGCACAAGCTGCGTGAGGTGAAAGCTGTGGCTGACACCATCACGGTGATCCGCCGCGGCGAGGTGGTCGGCTCCGCAGAGCCCACCGCCTCCGAGACCGAGCTGGCCAGCCTCATGGTGGGCCGCGAGGTCAGCCTCACCACCCAGAAGCAGCCCGCCCAGCCAGGAGAGGCAGCACTGGAGATTGAGGGGCTGACCGTCCTGTCCGGAAACGGGAAGGTGACGCTGGACAGCGTCACCCTGGATGTGAAGGCCGGGGAGATTCTGGCTGTCGCCGGAGTGGACGGCAACGGCCAGACCGAACTGACCCAGGCGATCCTCGGGGTGAGGCAGGCCGCCTCCGGGGATATCCGCCTCAACGGGGAAAGCCTGAAGGGAAAGAGCGTGAAGGAACGGCTGAACTCCGGCCTCGGCTTTGTGCCGGAGGACCGCTCCACCGACGGGGTGGTCGCCGGCTTCAGCATCACGGAGAACTTTGTGCTGGACATGTACGACCAGCCTCCCTACGCCTCCGGCCCAGCGATGAAGCCCGCGGTGATGCGAGCCGCCGCCCAGGAGCAGACCACACGGTTCGACGTCCGGATGGGCACGGTGGACGATCCGATCCGCACCCTCTCCGGCGGCAATCAGCAGAAGGTGGTGCTGGCCCGGGAGATGAGCCGGGACCTGAAGCTCTTTGTGGCCTCGCAGCCCACCCGCGGGCTCGACGTCGGCTCCATCGAGTTCGTGCACCGCACCATCATCGAGGAGCGCGACAAGGGCACCCCGTGCCTGATCGTCTCCACCGAGCTGGACGAGGCGCTGAACATCGCCGACCGGATCGCGGTGATGTACCGCGGCCGGGTGATCGGCATCGTCGGACCGCACACCTCCCGGGACGTGCTCGGCCTGATGATGGCCGGCGTCCCCTCCGAGGAGGCGGAGCGCATCGCCGCCGAGCACCAGACCACGCTCTCCGAGATGGATGAGGAAGTGGACGGATGA
- a CDS encoding BMP family lipoprotein has protein sequence MKPITSRAGIALAAAAALTLSACGEAPDEENGDGENGEAAEDVDYTACLVSDEGGWDDQSFNQSAYEGLQDAIEDFGVDDQTAESQSEADYDTNVDAMVQQGCDVVFGVGFLLEESLNAAAGANPDTDFALIDEVFSEEHENAKPLVFNTAEAAYLGGYVAAAMTESGTVGTWGGIQIPSVTVFMDGFSDGVDRYNEDNDEDVELVGWDKDAQNGSFSGDFSDQTQGQQVTEQLLAQDADIIMPVAGNAGLGAGPAIESADAQMIWVDSDGYESTEYGDIILTSVLKQISQAVYDTIEEGVNEEFSNEPYVGDLENEGVGLAPFHDFEDDVPEEVVEAVEQITEEIIAGETVVESDNAPSEDDAEAGDEDEAEEDE, from the coding sequence ATGAAGCCCATCACCTCACGTGCCGGCATTGCCCTGGCCGCCGCTGCCGCACTGACGCTCTCCGCCTGCGGCGAAGCCCCCGATGAGGAGAACGGCGACGGCGAGAACGGCGAGGCTGCTGAAGACGTCGACTACACCGCATGCCTGGTCTCCGACGAGGGCGGCTGGGACGACCAGTCCTTCAACCAGTCCGCCTACGAGGGTCTCCAGGACGCCATCGAGGACTTCGGCGTCGACGACCAGACCGCGGAGTCCCAGTCCGAGGCTGACTACGACACCAACGTGGACGCCATGGTCCAGCAGGGCTGCGACGTCGTCTTCGGCGTCGGCTTCCTCCTGGAGGAGTCTCTGAACGCTGCCGCCGGGGCCAACCCGGACACCGACTTCGCCCTCATCGACGAAGTCTTCTCCGAGGAGCACGAGAACGCCAAGCCCCTGGTCTTCAACACCGCCGAGGCCGCCTACCTGGGCGGCTACGTGGCCGCGGCCATGACCGAGTCAGGCACCGTGGGCACCTGGGGCGGCATCCAGATCCCCTCGGTGACCGTGTTCATGGACGGCTTCTCCGACGGCGTGGACCGCTACAACGAGGACAACGACGAAGACGTCGAGCTCGTCGGCTGGGACAAGGACGCCCAGAACGGCTCCTTCTCCGGCGACTTCTCCGACCAGACCCAGGGCCAGCAGGTCACCGAGCAGCTCTTGGCCCAGGACGCCGACATCATCATGCCGGTCGCCGGCAACGCCGGCCTGGGCGCGGGCCCGGCCATCGAGTCCGCCGACGCCCAGATGATCTGGGTTGACTCCGACGGCTACGAGTCCACCGAATACGGTGACATCATCCTGACCTCCGTGCTGAAGCAGATCTCCCAGGCTGTGTACGACACCATCGAAGAGGGTGTGAACGAAGAGTTCAGCAACGAGCCCTATGTCGGGGACCTCGAGAACGAGGGTGTCGGCCTGGCACCGTTCCACGACTTCGAGGACGATGTCCCGGAGGAGGTCGTTGAGGCCGTCGAGCAGATCACCGAGGAGATCATTGCCGGTGAGACCGTGGTCGAGAGCGACAACGCTCCCTCCGAGGACGACGCCGAGGCTGGCGACGAGGACGAGGCCGAAGAGGACGAGTGA
- a CDS encoding SDR family NAD(P)-dependent oxidoreductase, which produces MSTLASRTLLVGCGKVGTRLAERLIADGGEAFGLRRTTASLPSSIIPLAVDLLSPPPVSLPQVDTMVITITPSIGGSDHPDGYATALKHLAEALPSPPERTVMVSSTGIFDGPGRAEPISEADPAAPVTPRAERLLEGEALAKQLFGAHIVRPAGIYGPGRGMRLRKVLSGESVQYARRTNRIHETDLVSILHAMLTHPSPPELLHAVDQHPAPLGEVVTFIADLLALSPPPRITPEEPSGNVFDGSRLSGWFGELQFPSYQDGYRQLIAERQTHHP; this is translated from the coding sequence GTGAGCACCCTCGCTTCCCGAACACTGCTGGTCGGGTGCGGAAAAGTAGGCACCCGCCTGGCCGAGCGCCTCATCGCCGACGGTGGGGAGGCATTTGGGCTGCGGCGCACCACCGCCTCGCTGCCCTCCAGCATCATCCCTCTGGCTGTTGACCTTCTCTCGCCGCCACCTGTCTCGTTGCCGCAGGTGGACACAATGGTCATCACCATCACCCCCAGCATCGGCGGCTCAGATCACCCCGACGGCTATGCGACCGCCCTCAAGCATCTGGCAGAGGCGCTCCCCTCACCCCCGGAACGGACAGTGATGGTCTCCTCGACCGGGATCTTCGACGGCCCGGGGCGGGCAGAACCGATTTCAGAAGCAGACCCGGCAGCTCCTGTCACACCACGGGCCGAGAGGCTCCTCGAAGGCGAAGCACTGGCCAAGCAGCTTTTCGGCGCCCACATCGTGCGTCCAGCGGGCATCTACGGCCCGGGGCGTGGAATGCGGCTGCGCAAGGTTCTCAGCGGCGAATCCGTGCAGTACGCCAGACGAACCAACCGGATCCACGAAACGGACCTGGTCAGCATCCTCCACGCGATGCTCACCCACCCCTCACCGCCTGAGCTGCTGCACGCAGTCGACCAGCACCCGGCCCCGCTCGGTGAAGTGGTCACGTTCATCGCCGATCTGCTCGCCCTCAGTCCCCCGCCCAGAATCACCCCCGAGGAACCGAGCGGCAACGTCTTCGACGGCTCACGACTCTCAGGCTGGTTCGGCGAGCTGCAGTTTCCGAGCTATCAGGACGGCTACCGCCAGCTCATTGCTGAGAGGCAGACGCACCACCCGTAG
- a CDS encoding nucleotidyl transferase AbiEii/AbiGii toxin family protein, which translates to MDAHLRFAVFDRFLCRVFADQERSEWLLKGGTGLLARVPDLRATKDVDLVTTEKELHDAQGALIDVAQRDLGDHVEFHFKSSQPTGGGENQPNVQARQVTFVCSDADTGRWIGDVKVDLAWQCSTGQDHSRMHSRPRTRTTGRT; encoded by the coding sequence GTGGATGCGCATCTGCGCTTCGCCGTCTTCGACCGGTTCCTCTGCCGAGTCTTCGCAGACCAGGAACGCAGTGAATGGCTGCTGAAGGGCGGAACCGGTCTTCTCGCGCGCGTTCCCGACTTGCGTGCAACCAAGGATGTGGACCTGGTCACCACAGAGAAAGAGCTCCACGACGCGCAGGGAGCTCTCATCGACGTGGCTCAGCGGGACCTCGGAGACCACGTGGAGTTCCACTTCAAATCCTCCCAGCCCACAGGCGGGGGAGAGAACCAGCCGAACGTCCAGGCACGGCAGGTGACCTTCGTCTGTTCGGACGCGGATACCGGCCGGTGGATCGGGGATGTGAAGGTGGACCTGGCCTGGCAGTGCAGTACTGGCCAGGACCACTCGAGGATGCACAGCCGGCCGAGGACAAGGACTACTGGGCGAACATGA
- a CDS encoding TIGR01777 family oxidoreductase, giving the protein MGLMPVFEYRSYIPFPRESVFSWYARPGALTRLHPPFAGRVVQEPSNGLEEGSQSTLGINLPGVWGTSLTAVAGLLTSQLGIPLRTWMHWKARHTDFTAGSGFSDDIVSGPLSEWHHEREFSDENGGTLLTEKVHYELPLLRRVPSAVSGAAASRFEAELRRIFEYRERQTAEELAFHQSLGTLASSPEPPKPRAAAVSGASGLIGRQVCALLGGAGIEVRPMVRASSSSSSTNTAAGHSGRVIPWDPQAQKLDPAEFEDVDVVIHLAGHPLAGRFTASHKRRVRASRVDGTELIARALARAEASDHRGRALVSGSAVGFYGATPQDRAHHQQEILTEDLPAGTDFLADVCRQWEKATALARDAGVRVSMVRTGIVQTPAGGVLQQMLPLFALGAGGPLGSEQWQSWISIDDIASLIVHAALHPAVEGPLNGTAPNPVQAKGYARQLAEVLHRPAAVPVPSFGPKLLLGRQGAREVAMADQRVSAERVRGTGFGFRHAALDEALRHVLGR; this is encoded by the coding sequence ATGGGTCTTATGCCAGTCTTCGAATATCGGTCCTACATTCCCTTCCCGCGAGAGAGCGTCTTCTCCTGGTACGCCCGCCCCGGCGCGCTCACCCGCCTCCATCCGCCTTTCGCCGGACGAGTGGTTCAAGAGCCCTCCAACGGGCTCGAAGAGGGCTCCCAGTCGACTCTGGGGATCAACCTCCCCGGAGTGTGGGGCACGAGCCTGACCGCTGTCGCCGGGCTGCTGACTTCCCAGCTCGGCATCCCGCTGCGCACATGGATGCACTGGAAGGCGCGGCACACTGACTTCACCGCCGGCTCGGGCTTCTCCGACGACATCGTCTCCGGCCCGCTCTCCGAATGGCATCACGAAAGGGAGTTCTCCGATGAGAACGGCGGAACCCTGCTCACAGAAAAGGTGCACTACGAACTTCCCCTGCTCCGCCGGGTGCCCTCCGCGGTCTCCGGAGCTGCAGCCTCCCGATTCGAAGCTGAGCTGCGCAGAATCTTCGAGTACAGGGAGCGTCAGACAGCAGAAGAGCTGGCATTCCACCAGAGCCTCGGCACGCTCGCCTCATCGCCCGAGCCGCCGAAACCTCGTGCAGCGGCAGTCTCCGGAGCCTCAGGGCTGATCGGCAGGCAGGTCTGCGCCCTGCTGGGCGGTGCTGGAATCGAGGTCAGGCCCATGGTCCGTGCCTCATCGTCCTCATCCAGCACGAACACCGCCGCAGGTCACAGCGGGCGCGTGATCCCATGGGATCCGCAGGCCCAGAAGCTGGACCCTGCAGAGTTCGAGGACGTCGACGTGGTCATCCACCTGGCGGGCCACCCATTGGCCGGACGGTTCACCGCCTCGCATAAGCGCAGGGTCAGGGCCTCCCGCGTTGACGGCACGGAGCTGATCGCCCGTGCTCTTGCTCGTGCCGAAGCCTCGGATCACCGGGGCCGCGCCCTGGTCAGCGGCTCAGCCGTCGGATTCTACGGCGCGACGCCGCAGGACCGCGCCCACCACCAGCAGGAGATCCTGACCGAAGACCTACCCGCAGGCACAGACTTTCTCGCGGACGTCTGCCGGCAGTGGGAGAAAGCAACGGCTCTGGCCCGGGACGCCGGAGTCCGGGTCTCCATGGTCCGCACCGGCATCGTCCAAACCCCCGCCGGTGGTGTGCTGCAGCAGATGCTGCCGCTCTTCGCCCTCGGAGCGGGCGGCCCGCTCGGATCCGAGCAGTGGCAGAGCTGGATCAGCATCGATGACATCGCGTCGCTCATTGTTCACGCCGCCCTGCATCCCGCGGTCGAAGGGCCCCTCAACGGCACCGCGCCGAACCCCGTGCAGGCCAAGGGGTACGCACGGCAGCTCGCCGAAGTGCTTCATCGGCCCGCCGCTGTTCCCGTGCCGAGCTTCGGACCGAAGCTGCTCCTCGGACGCCAAGGCGCCCGAGAGGTGGCCATGGCCGACCAGCGCGTCAGTGCTGAGCGCGTCCGCGGCACGGGCTTCGGCTTCCGGCATGCCGCCCTCGACGAGGCGCTCCGGCACGTTCTGGGCCGCTGA